The sequence ATCTCGCCTAAAATTCAAACTAAATAATAGATAAATTTAAGGTAAAAAATGTTTATAGATAGCGTGAAATTAACCCTAAGCTCAGGCCATGGCGGAGCTGGTGCAGTAAGCTTTCGCCGCGAAAAGCATGTCATTTTAGGCGGCCCAGACGGCGGAGATGGCGGTGACGGCGGAGATGTATATTTTGTCTGCGACAACAACACCCACACACTGGCAAACTACAAGGGCAAAAAGGCGATGAGAGCGAGCGACGGCGAGGCTGGCATGGGCAAAAGAATGACTGGCAAAAAGGGCGAGAGCCTAGAGCTCATCGTGCCACCAGGAACGGCGGTCTATGACGCACAGACAAACGAGCTGCTTTGCGACATGGTAGAGGAGGGGCAAAGGACGCTATTTTTAAAAGGCGGCAAGGGCGGACTTGGAAATTTTCACTTTAAAAACTCTATCAACCAAGCCCCAGAATACGCTCAAAAGGGCATGCCAGAAGAGAGCGTAGAGGTCAGGCTAGAGTTAAAACTGATAGCTGACGTGGGGCTTGTTGGCTTTCCAAATGTCGGCAAATCAACCCTCATTTCAGCCGTCTCAAACGCCAAACCACAGATCGCAAACTATGAATTTACCACGCTTACGCCAAAGCTCGGACTTGTCGAGGTCGATCAGTTTAGTGGCTTTGTCATGGCTGACATCCCTGGCATCATCGAGGGAGCGAGCGACGGACGCGGTCTTGGTGTGCAGTTTTTAAAGCACATCGAGAGAAATAAAATTTTGCTTTTTATGATAGATAGCGCAAACTACAGAAGTATGAGCGAGCAGTTTAGCGTGCTAAAAGATGAGGTCGCTAAATTTTCAAGTGTGCTTGCTAGCAGGGACTATGCTATCGCGCTCACCAGAGTCGATGCGGCTGAAAATTTAGATGAAAATATAAAAGAATTTATGAAAAACATAAATTTAGAGCCAAATCAAGTTGGTAAATTTATCTATAAGCAAGACCTATACAGCTTTGACGCGAAAAAACCATACTTTGTTTTGCCAATCTCATCAGCGACAAATGAGAACATCGATGAGCTTAAATTTGCACTGCTTGAGCTACTTAAAAAGGATTAATGTGTCTATATTTGCTTTTGAGGATTTATCGAGACAAAAAAAAATTCTAGCATCCAAGTGTTCAGATAGAAGCAAGCGTTTTTATTGTCCAAATCCGCAGTGCGACGCTCATCTTTTTTTATGTAATCAAGATGGTGTATCAAAGGCTTATTTTAGAGCAACATTGAAATCACACCCACACAACCTTGATTGCTATTATAAAAATTCAAATGTCGGAAGTATTGAAAATTTTGACGAAAAAGCATTTAAATTTGATAGCTTTATGGACAATCTATTTAAGTTTGCCGTGCCGCAAAACTGCAGCGCTCTCCCATTGAATAATTCAAAATTGCCCTCAGGCAACGAAATCAAACAAGTAAGAACGATACGCCAAATATATGATCTTTGTAAAAGTATGGATATAAACGACGAATTTGCGGGTATAAAAATTTGGAAAATGCTTTTGGATAATAGAAGCGTAAAAAGTTATACGAAAGGCGTTTTTGGGAAAAAGCTGATAGAAGCAAAATTTC is a genomic window of Campylobacter concisus containing:
- the obgE gene encoding GTPase ObgE, which codes for MFIDSVKLTLSSGHGGAGAVSFRREKHVILGGPDGGDGGDGGDVYFVCDNNTHTLANYKGKKAMRASDGEAGMGKRMTGKKGESLELIVPPGTAVYDAQTNELLCDMVEEGQRTLFLKGGKGGLGNFHFKNSINQAPEYAQKGMPEESVEVRLELKLIADVGLVGFPNVGKSTLISAVSNAKPQIANYEFTTLTPKLGLVEVDQFSGFVMADIPGIIEGASDGRGLGVQFLKHIERNKILLFMIDSANYRSMSEQFSVLKDEVAKFSSVLASRDYAIALTRVDAAENLDENIKEFMKNINLEPNQVGKFIYKQDLYSFDAKKPYFVLPISSATNENIDELKFALLELLKKD